From one Magnolia sinica isolate HGM2019 chromosome 18, MsV1, whole genome shotgun sequence genomic stretch:
- the LOC131233011 gene encoding photosystem II D1 precursor processing protein PSB27-H2, chloroplastic produces the protein MVISFSILGKCNSSSPCLIAKIPKPFSKYKLHLRHCFDIASQEILLGRRHTVLCSAASLVAILAFRHGFAPLPVKAEESDRKENENEADQGILDSIKSLLDPNEKTKSGKVLPKSYLKSAREVVKTLRESLKEDARDIAKFRRMADAAKESIREYLSGWKGQKAVVAEESYAALEKVIRSLANFYSKAGPFAALPEEVKSNILDDLNTAEAFL, from the exons ATGGTTATATCTTTCTCAATATTGGGGAAATGCAATAGCTCCTCTCCTTGTTTGATTGCAAAAATTCCAAAACCTTTCTCCAAGT ACAAACTGCATTTGAGGCATTGTTTTGACATAGCTTCTCAGGAAATTTTGTTGGGTAGAAGGCATACTGTTTTATGTAGTGCAGCCTCGTTGGTTGCCATTTTGGCCTTTAGACATGGCTTTGCACCATTGCCAGTTAAGGCAGAAGAAAGCGATCggaaagaaaatgagaatgaGGCAGACCAAGGCATTCTTGACTCGATTAAATCCTTGTTAGACCCTAATGAAAAAACCAAATCTGGTAAGGTGTTGCCAAAATCCTACTTGAAATCTGCAAGAGAAGTTGTGAAGACACTTCGTGAGTCATTGAAGGAAGATGCCAGAGATATTGCCAAATTTAGAAGGATGGCAGATGCTGCGAAGGAGTCGATTCGAGAGTATTTGAGTGGTTGGAAGGGCCAAAAAGCTGTTGTGGCTGAG GAATCATATGCAGCCCTTGAGAAAGTGATAAGATCATTAGCCAACTTCTACTCAAAGGCAGGTCCTTTCGCAGCATTGCCAGAAGAGGTTAAGTCCAACATTTTGGATGATTTGAACACCGCAGAGGCCTTTCTGTAG